A portion of the Naumovozyma castellii chromosome 2, complete genome genome contains these proteins:
- the TMN2 gene encoding Tmn2p (ancestral locus Anc_8.254), protein MNYVILSLLFCLSVVEAFNLPGLGPVTYQKGDDIPLLVNHLTPSMHFHHKNEEGKDISTAKKYVVHSYDYYYEKFHFCQPVHIEKAGSSIGSILFGDRIYNSPFQLNMLENKTCVPLCESIIPGKDAEFINKLIKNGYYQNWFIDGLPAAREVYDKRTKSSFYGNGFELGLVEIRQTTGDKLLPDSVHDISDLAKRDAKNLVQNLIKEVEVPYFVNHFDIVIEYHERGNGNYRVVGATVNPVSIARKSAGDCTPTGKSLTLNEEEDNNVHSTYSVTFVPSKTSWVTRWDKYLHVYDPKIQWFSLINFSLIVILLSVILINSLLKALKSDFARYNNINLDDDVKEESGWKLVHGYVFRIPKNPMILSILVGSGFQLFLVIVCTVFLAAIDILSPIYRGALPTAMIILYILFGFISSYVSMGVYKFFKGPYWKVNMLLTPILVPGLIIITFLALNLFLMFSESSSVVPAKTIMTLILLWFAVSIPLSVAGSLMAQKKCHWDEHPTVTNQIAKVIPPQKWYLKTIPASLIGGLFSFGSISVQLYFIYTSLWFNNIFYMYGFLLFSICLFTMTITLVTILFTYHSLCQENWKWQWRGFFIGGLGCSIYVLLHSLFFIELKLGGFTNILLYMGYSSVVTALIFLVTGSVGFLSSMFFIKRIFSSVKVD, encoded by the coding sequence ATGAACTACGTGATACTCTCGCTGCTGTTCTGTCTATCCGTAGTAGAGGCATTCAATCTACCTGGGTTAGGTCCGGTGACCTACCAAAAGGGCGATGACATTCCATTATTAGTAAACCACTTAACTCCATCCATGCATTTCCATCACAAGaatgaagaaggaaagGATATTTCAACGGCTAAGAAATATGTGGTTCATTCCTATGATTACTATTATGAGAAATTTCACTTTTGTCAGCCTGTCCATATTGAGAAGGCCGGATCCTCCATCGGTTCTATCCTGTTTGGTGatagaatatataattCACCTTTCCAATTAAACATGctggaaaataaaacttgTGTACCCCTTTGTGAAAGTATAATTCCTGGGAAGGATGCTGAATTTATAAACAAATTGATTAAGAACGGCTATTACCAAAATTGGTTTATCGATGGACTACCTGCCGCAAGAGAAGTTTATGATAAAAGAACCAAATCAAGTTTTTATGGGAATGGTTTTGAATTGGGGTTAGTCGAAATTAGACAAACCACTGGTGACAAATTATTGCCAGATTCTGTTCATGATATAAGCGATTTGGCTAAGAGAGATGCTAAGAATCTCGTTCAGAATTTGATTAAGGAAGTTGAAGTTCCTTATTTTGTTAATCattttgatattgttaTAGAATACCATGAGCGTGGAAATGGTAATTATCGTGTGGTTGGTGCTACTGTGAACCCGGTTTCTATCGCACGTAAATCAGCTGGGGACTGTACCCCAACAGGGAAGTCCCTAACGTTGAATGAAGAGGAGGATAACAATGTCCATTCTACTTATTCTGTTACATTTGTCCCCTCAAAAACTTCTTGGGTGACAAGATGGGATAAATACCTGCACGTTTATGATCCAAAGATTCAATGGTTTTCATTGATTAATTTCTCTCTGATTGTCATTCTTCTTTCAGTcattttaattaattctttattaaagGCTTTGAAGAGTGATTTTGCACGTTATAACAACATAAACCTTGACGACGACGTAAAGGAGGAAAGTGGTTGGAAATTAGTTCATGGATATGTATTTCGTATCCCAAAAAACCCAATGATATTATCAATACTAGTCGGATCTGGTTTCCAATTATTCCTAGTGATTGTGTGTACTGTTTTCCTAGCAGCCATTGATATATTATCACCAATCTACAGGGGTGCGTTACCAACAGCAATGATCATATTATACATACTATTTGGTTTCATTAGTTCTTATGTTTCCATGGGGGtatataaatttttcaaaggtCCTTATTGGAAAGTGAACATGTTGTTAACACCTATATTAGTACCAGGtctcattattattaccttTTTAGCACTGAACCTATTTTTGATGTTCTCAGAATCATCTAGTGTTGTCCCAGCAAAGACAATCATGACATTGATTCTTTTATGGTTTGCCGTTTCTATTCCATTATCAGTTGCAGGTTCTCTTATGGCACAAAAGAAATGCCATTGGGATGAACATCCAACCGTTACAAACCAAATAGCTAAAGTCATTCCACCACAGAAATGGTATTTGAAAACAATTCCAGCCTCTCTCATCGGAGGTTTGTTTTCATTCGGTTCCATTTCAGTACAATTGTATTTCATTTACACAAGTTTGTGGTTCAATAACATCTTTTACATGTATGGATTTCTATTGTTTTCGATCTGTTTATTCACCATGACCATCACTCTAGTCACTATACTATTCACATACCACTCTTTATGTCAGGAAAATTGGAAATGGCAGTGGAGAGGCTTCTTTATTGGTGGGTTAGGTTGCTCCATCTATGTTCTACTCcattcattattctttatagaattgaaattagGTGGCTTTACTAATATTCTTCTCTATATGGGTTATTCATCGGTGGTAACTGCCTTGATCTTCCTTGTAACGGGATCGGTTGGTTTCTTAAGTAGCatgttcttcatcaaaagAATATTCTCATCAGTGAAAGTGGATTAG
- the ARP10 gene encoding Arp10p (ancestral locus Anc_8.251) → MNSFIVLNITQSYIEIGKGGYYEPEYKYEIPNPPLRDYSELEMSRFFKKCFREGLQMATKDIDIILCEEILCSLLEKQKYCVILLRMLQCSSVTFIPSPIMHCLSSGTRTGLVINIDYCMATCTPIYDLRIMDHFLKSTSRAKKWLLSRGSSEASEDGLHSIFISDDMEVPIVDADEKSINSLIKEVLRIVPIDTRSSIQSNLIISGISISPTLIAAIEKDTEAQIIKCLGSWQGASLYSSILYRSDIKDNMLRITRESFLERDQKIPDWYNNRFEASV, encoded by the coding sequence atgAACAGTTTCATTGTTCTTAACATTACTCAATCATACATTGAAATAGGTAAAGGAGGATATTACGAACCTGAGTACAAATATGAAATCCCGAATCCTCCGCTGAGAGATTATTCCGAGTTAGAGATGAGCAgattcttcaagaaatgtTTCCGAGAGGGATTACAGATGGCAACTAAAGATATTGACATTATTCTTTGTGAAGAGATACTATGCTCTTTGCTCGAAAAACAAAAGTACTGTGTTATTTTACTCAGGATGCTACAATGCTCATCAGTGACTTTTATTCCCTCTCCAATTATGCATTGTCTTTCCAGCGGAACTAGAACTGGCTTAGTGATTAATATTGATTATTGTATGGCAACATGCACCCCTATTTATGATTTACGTATAATGGATCATTTTCTAAAATCAACATCAAGAGCTAAGAAATGGTTATTATCGAGAGGAAGTTCAGAAGCAAGCGAGGACGGACTGCATAGTATATTTATTTCAGATGATATGGAAGTACCAATTGTTGATGCTGATGAAAAATCGATAAATTCTCTAATCAAGGAAGTTCTGAGAATAGTTCCAATAGACACTCGATCATCTATACAATCTAACTTAATAATCTCTGGTATCTCCATCTCACCAACACTGATAGCGGCAATAGAGAAGGATACTGAAGctcaaataatcaaatgTTTGGGATCCTGGCAAGGCGCATCCCTCTATTCCTCCATATTATATAGGAGCGATATCAAAGACAATATGCTTCGAATAACACGTGAATCATTTTTGGAAAGGGATCAAAAGATACCGGACTGGTACAATAATAGATTCGAGGCTTCGGTATAA
- the TMS1 gene encoding Tms1p (ancestral locus Anc_8.250): protein MGAIISLPITMASTFAASCLGGCCSSALSKTVSSLGSSSLGTRLLYAGWLLLNSLVSWVSMSVNKSFLWPGKTCSATGECGYFTVHRLNFALGILHIIMAIILLGVKSTRDIRATLQNSWWTVKFILYLAFVIISFTIPNEFYIVFSKWVSVPSGVIFILVGLILLVDFAHEWAETCIYHVEMEDESSAFWEKFLVIGTSAMYTASMAMTVLMYILFCHSQCNMNQTAVTVNLILTGLTIILSVNPKIQEANPKSGLAQSSMVSVYCTYLTLSAMASEPDDKMCNPLVRSSGTRKFSVILGSLFTFIAIAYTTTRAAANSAFQGTSNSGPIYLNDDMNDVGIGGQSRNQLRYEAIKQAVEEGSLPESALYDTTWLGNTPTMDRNTATSTEGTEGTENDDELTGTKYNYSLFHIIFFLATQWIATLLTVNVTQDDVGDFIPVGRTYFYSWVKIIGAWICYGLYGWTVIAPAIMPDRFDYDEYY, encoded by the coding sequence ATGGGTGCCATAATCTCTCTTCCTATAACAATGGCTAGCACATTTGCAGCCTCCTGCCTTGGGGGATGTTGTTCAAGCGCACTATCGAAGACAGTCTCATCCCTGGGTTCTTCCTCTCTAGGGACACGTTTGCTATATGCAGGATGGCTACTATTAAATTCTCTAGTTTCTTGGGTATCAATGTCCGTGAATAAGTCATTTCTTTGGCCGGGAAAGACATGCTCTGCGACAGGTGAATGTGGGTACTTTACGGTCCATAGATTGAACTTTGCACTTGGGATCCTACATATTATAATGGCAATTATCCTACTTGGTGTGAAATCTACCAGAGATATACGGGCGACGTTACAGAATTCATGGTGGACAGTGAAGTTTATACTGTATTTGGCATTCGTTATAATATCGTTTACCATTCCCAATGAATTTTACATCGTTTTTTCTAAATGGGTATCTGTACCTAGCGGTGTGATCTTTATTTTAGTTGGGTTAATTCTATTGGTAGATTTTGCCCATGAGTGGGCTGAGACCTGCATATACCATGTGGAGATGGAAGATGAAAGTTCTGCATTCTGGGAGAAATTTTTAGTTATCGGTACTTCTGCTATGTATACTGCATCGATGGCAATGACTGTACTAATGTATATCCTATTTTGTCATTCACAGTGTAATATGAACCAAACTGCTGTAACCGTGAATCTAATATTAACCGGTTTGACAATAATATTATCTGTTAATCCAAAAATCCAAGAAGCCAATCCTAAGAGTGGATTGGCACAGAGTAGTATGGTTTCTGTTTATTGTACCTACTTGACTTTGAGCGCAATGGCTTCTGAACCTGATGATAAGATGTGTAACCCATTGGTTAGATCTAGCGGTACAAGAAAATTTAGTGTTATTCTTGGATCTTTATTCACGTTTATTGCGATAGCATATACCACAACAAGGGCTGCTGCAAATAGTGCATTTCAAGGTACATCTAATAGTGGACCAATTTACTTAAATGATGACATGAACGATGTAGGAATTGGTGGACAATCTAGAAATCAGTTAAGATATGAAGCCATTAAGCAAGctgttgaagaaggatCCTTACCAGAGAGTGCCTTATATGATACAACATGGCTAGGAAATACACCAACGATGGACCGCAACACGGCAACTTCTACAGAAGGTACAGAAGGTACAGAAAATGATGACGAACTAACAGGAActaaatataattattctttgttccacataatatttttccttGCAACACAATGGATTGCAACTCTACTGACAGTAAATGTAACACAAGATGATGTTGGTGATTTTATACCAGTAGGAAGAACCTATTTCTATTCTTGGGTCAAAATCATTGGAGCATGGATATGCTACGGTTTATATGGCTGGACAGTTATTGCGCCTGCCATAATGCCCGATAGGTTTGATTAcgatgaatattattaa